One window of Robiginitalea biformata HTCC2501 genomic DNA carries:
- a CDS encoding mannose-1-phosphate guanylyltransferase — MNSSNYYAVLMAGGVGSRFWPVSTRQFPKQFHDMLGTGQSLLQRTFSRLARFIPEEQILILTNTRYNDLVLEQLPGLSPEQIIGEPAMRNTAPCILYAAMKIRKMNPEALMLVAPSDHWIEDEAAFERDVTACFSQCADHQTLCTLGIQPTFPNTGFGYIEFDAGGNAPRELRDVVQFREKPDYQTAKGFLQQGNFLWNAGIFAWSAKGILEAFRHYQPGLFELFEKGLESFNTEGESEFIERYYPTAENISIDYAIMERSDSVKVLPASFDWNDLGTWGSLYDKMEKDRQDNAVAQGRVLSRDSSGNMVRLPGEKVAVLEGLKDYIVIDKPEVLMIIPRDREQEIKQWVAEVGDTFGDEYI, encoded by the coding sequence ATGAACTCATCCAACTATTACGCCGTACTGATGGCCGGGGGCGTCGGCTCCCGGTTCTGGCCGGTAAGTACCCGGCAATTCCCCAAACAATTCCACGATATGCTGGGTACCGGGCAATCCCTCCTGCAACGGACGTTTTCCCGACTTGCCAGGTTTATCCCGGAAGAGCAAATATTGATTCTGACCAACACCCGATACAACGACCTGGTATTGGAGCAATTGCCCGGACTCTCCCCGGAGCAGATCATCGGGGAGCCCGCCATGAGGAACACGGCGCCCTGTATCCTGTACGCCGCCATGAAAATCCGTAAAATGAACCCGGAGGCCCTGATGCTTGTGGCGCCCAGCGACCACTGGATTGAGGACGAAGCGGCATTTGAACGGGACGTAACCGCTTGCTTTTCTCAGTGTGCTGACCACCAGACGCTGTGTACCCTGGGTATTCAGCCCACTTTTCCAAATACCGGTTTTGGCTATATCGAATTCGATGCCGGGGGGAATGCCCCCAGGGAGCTGCGGGACGTGGTGCAGTTTCGGGAGAAACCGGATTACCAAACGGCAAAAGGGTTCCTGCAGCAGGGCAACTTCCTGTGGAACGCCGGGATATTTGCCTGGAGTGCAAAAGGGATCCTGGAAGCTTTCAGGCACTACCAACCGGGGCTTTTTGAGTTGTTTGAAAAGGGGTTGGAAAGCTTCAATACGGAGGGGGAATCAGAATTTATCGAACGCTATTACCCGACGGCGGAAAATATTTCCATCGACTACGCCATTATGGAGCGCTCGGATTCCGTAAAAGTGTTGCCGGCGAGTTTCGACTGGAACGATTTGGGGACCTGGGGCTCGCTTTACGATAAAATGGAAAAGGACCGGCAGGATAATGCGGTGGCACAGGGACGGGTGCTTTCCCGGGACAGTTCGGGCAATATGGTCCGCCTGCCCGGGGAGAAGGTGGCCGTGCTGGAAGGGTTGAAGGATTATATCGTTATCGATAAACCGGAAGTACTGATGATTATCCCCAGGGACCGGGAGCAGGAAATTAAACAATGGGTTGCCGAAGTGGGAGACACCTTCGGCGATGAATATATCTAG
- a CDS encoding ABC transporter ATP-binding protein translates to MIEVENLRKSFGDTEVLKGISTTFEKGKTNLIIGQSGSGKTVFMKCLLGLLTPTAGNILYEGKAYSEMTREVRRDLRQEMGMVFQGSALFDSMTVEGNVMFPLDMFTKQSRAEMQERVDFVLHRVNLVDAHKKYPAEISGGMQKRVAIARAIVMNPKYLFCDEPNSGLDPKTAMLIDNLIQEITEEYNITTVINTHDMNSVMEIGEKIIFLKNGIKEWEGTKKEIFRTDNEAVTNFVYSSELFKKVRQMYLEGKN, encoded by the coding sequence ATGATAGAAGTAGAAAACCTGCGAAAGTCGTTCGGCGACACCGAAGTCCTCAAGGGAATCTCCACCACCTTCGAGAAGGGGAAGACCAACCTGATTATCGGCCAAAGCGGCTCGGGGAAAACCGTATTCATGAAGTGCCTCCTCGGCTTGCTAACCCCGACGGCGGGCAATATCCTGTACGAGGGCAAGGCCTATTCGGAAATGACGCGGGAGGTCCGTCGGGACCTGCGGCAGGAAATGGGGATGGTCTTCCAGGGCAGCGCCCTTTTCGACTCCATGACAGTGGAGGGGAATGTGATGTTCCCCCTGGATATGTTTACCAAACAGTCCCGGGCGGAAATGCAGGAGCGGGTGGATTTCGTGCTCCATCGGGTGAACCTGGTGGATGCCCACAAAAAGTACCCTGCGGAAATTTCCGGGGGAATGCAGAAACGCGTCGCCATCGCCCGCGCCATCGTCATGAACCCGAAGTACCTGTTTTGCGACGAGCCGAATTCCGGACTCGACCCGAAAACGGCCATGCTTATCGACAACCTGATCCAGGAAATCACCGAGGAATACAACATCACCACGGTGATCAATACCCACGACATGAATTCCGTCATGGAAATCGGGGAAAAAATCATCTTTTTGAAAAACGGGATCAAAGAATGGGAAGGGACCAAAAAGGAAATCTTCCGCACGGACAATGAGGCCGTCACCAATTTTGTCTATTCCTCGGAACTCTTCAAGAAGGTGCGCCAGATGTATCTGGAGGGTAAAAACTAA
- a CDS encoding M28 family metallopeptidase, giving the protein MECPRIPANGQQLLAGALAVLLLLALASCGAGRKVACGPENYREFSDSVAMQRIVGFLASDALGGRDTGSEGLEQAATYLEGRLKDFGIQPYFDAYRDTLTNIEDTGYNIVGYLQGSEPGLSGEYVLIGAHYDHIGRVAPREGDSIANGANDNATGTAMVLELARFFARCKPPARSLVFAFFSAEERGLMGSAHLAKRLKAQGADLYAMLNFEMTGVPMAGKDYRVYLTGYERSNLAEVANELAGSKLVGLLPQAQEFNLFQRSDNLPFYQEFQVPAHTFSTFDFTNFDYYHLPGDEPSGMDFGHMAELLNDLIPVVKGIADSPPATLKMYPWPESQ; this is encoded by the coding sequence ATGGAATGCCCGCGAATTCCGGCGAACGGCCAACAGCTGCTGGCCGGGGCGCTTGCCGTACTCCTGCTGCTGGCGCTGGCTTCCTGCGGAGCCGGACGGAAAGTGGCATGCGGGCCGGAAAACTACCGCGAATTCAGCGATTCCGTTGCCATGCAACGTATTGTGGGATTCCTTGCTTCGGATGCCCTGGGGGGGCGGGATACCGGATCCGAAGGGTTGGAACAGGCGGCCACTTACCTGGAGGGCAGGCTCAAAGATTTTGGAATCCAGCCTTATTTTGACGCCTACCGGGACACCCTGACGAACATCGAAGACACCGGATACAATATTGTAGGCTATTTGCAGGGCTCGGAACCCGGGCTTTCCGGGGAATATGTGCTGATCGGGGCCCATTACGACCATATTGGCCGGGTAGCCCCCCGGGAAGGGGACAGCATTGCCAACGGGGCAAACGACAATGCCACGGGTACGGCCATGGTGTTGGAGCTGGCCCGATTTTTTGCCCGCTGTAAACCGCCGGCGCGCAGCCTGGTTTTTGCTTTTTTCTCCGCGGAGGAACGCGGCCTGATGGGAAGCGCCCACCTGGCGAAAAGGCTTAAGGCACAGGGCGCCGATTTATACGCCATGCTCAACTTTGAAATGACCGGCGTCCCCATGGCCGGGAAGGACTACCGGGTCTACCTCACCGGGTATGAAAGGAGTAACCTGGCAGAGGTGGCCAACGAGCTGGCCGGCTCCAAATTGGTGGGGTTGTTGCCCCAGGCCCAGGAGTTCAATTTGTTCCAGCGGTCGGATAACCTGCCGTTCTATCAGGAATTCCAGGTGCCGGCCCATACCTTCTCCACATTTGACTTTACGAACTTTGATTATTACCACCTTCCGGGCGATGAGCCGTCGGGCATGGACTTTGGCCATATGGCAGAGTTGCTGAACGATTTGATCCCCGTGGTAAAAGGTATTGCCGACTCTCCTCCCGCAACCCTGAAAATGTATCCATGGCCCGAATCGCAGTAA
- a CDS encoding SDR family NAD(P)-dependent oxidoreductase, whose amino-acid sequence MARIAVTGTSRGIGYELVKYWAGQGHQVLALSRNEAPVLDLGLPGVTALPFDITDEKACDRVRDWIGENWTRADILVHNAGSLVNKPFGQTGTADFEMVYRVNVFGVAALTRSLLPVLEPSGHVLAISSMGGIQGSAKFPGLAAYSSSKGAVITLTELLAEEYKETGPAFNALALGAVQTEMLEAAFPGYQAPVSAAEMAKYIGDFALTGHHYYNGKVLQVSKTTP is encoded by the coding sequence ATGGCCCGAATCGCAGTAACCGGAACAAGTCGCGGGATCGGGTATGAACTCGTAAAGTACTGGGCCGGCCAAGGGCACCAGGTCCTTGCGCTATCCCGCAATGAGGCCCCGGTGCTGGACCTCGGATTGCCGGGGGTTACGGCACTTCCCTTTGATATCACGGATGAAAAGGCCTGCGACCGGGTGCGCGACTGGATTGGGGAAAACTGGACCCGTGCGGACATCCTGGTCCACAATGCGGGCAGTCTGGTCAACAAGCCATTCGGGCAAACCGGTACCGCCGATTTCGAAATGGTATACCGGGTTAATGTTTTTGGCGTAGCGGCACTTACCCGGTCCCTGCTGCCGGTGCTGGAGCCCTCCGGGCACGTGCTGGCGATCAGTTCCATGGGGGGGATACAGGGCAGTGCAAAATTTCCCGGCCTGGCAGCCTACAGTTCCAGCAAGGGTGCGGTGATAACCCTCACCGAGTTGTTGGCCGAGGAGTACAAAGAAACCGGGCCCGCCTTCAATGCCCTGGCCCTGGGTGCCGTCCAGACCGAGATGCTCGAAGCGGCTTTTCCCGGATACCAGGCTCCGGTATCTGCCGCCGAAATGGCGAAGTATATCGGGGATTTTGCCCTGACGGGCCATCATTACTACAACGGGAAGGTGCTCCAGGTCAGCAAGACTACCCCGTAG
- a CDS encoding DUF389 domain-containing protein, producing the protein MKENLNQDHISPTQDPDSGEEVKKDFQGLVGSVRKFLTELLNIRRNTDQDAAREAIVADISFKGHTAWILVCSIFIASVGLNANSTAVVIGAMLISPLMGPILGIGMSLAINDIDTLRRSLKNFAVMVVLSVLTAYLFFEFFPLRDESSELLARTEPDIRDVLIAFFGGLALVIARAKKGTIASVIFGVAIATALMPPLCTVGFGLAIGNWDYAAGAMYLFTINTIFIALATFLILKILRFPMVRYANSKKRRFIARMASLIAILVMVPAGYTFYKVFQESRFRGQAREFISETIGIYQFPGNGRYMENLTQIEYREDGTSVIELVCMGDDVIPENVIQTWRARKNSYAKLADAELKIVQGGRDDGEEKFRYVNELYEAKKAELLNKDERIRLLEEELTSMRSLADGMVPFGEISAEARASYENLVGLGFAYTLQTDFNKTDTIPLFEARWREDIPQAVRQEDQRRLSNWLRTRLKNQKIQVREAGS; encoded by the coding sequence ATGAAGGAAAATTTAAACCAGGATCACATTTCCCCCACCCAGGACCCGGACAGCGGGGAGGAGGTTAAGAAAGATTTTCAGGGGCTGGTGGGCAGCGTCCGCAAGTTCCTGACCGAATTGCTCAACATCCGGCGGAACACCGACCAGGACGCTGCCAGGGAGGCGATCGTGGCGGATATTTCCTTTAAGGGGCACACCGCCTGGATCCTGGTGTGTTCCATTTTTATCGCATCGGTGGGCCTGAATGCAAATTCCACCGCCGTGGTAATCGGGGCGATGCTTATTTCCCCGCTGATGGGCCCCATCCTCGGCATCGGGATGTCCCTTGCGATCAACGATATCGATACGCTCCGGCGTTCCCTGAAGAATTTTGCCGTCATGGTCGTGCTCAGCGTGTTGACGGCTTACCTGTTTTTTGAATTCTTCCCGCTCCGGGACGAGTCGTCCGAGTTGCTCGCGCGGACCGAGCCGGATATCCGGGATGTACTCATCGCGTTCTTCGGCGGTCTGGCCCTGGTGATTGCCCGGGCCAAGAAAGGGACCATTGCGAGCGTGATCTTCGGGGTCGCCATCGCCACAGCGCTGATGCCGCCCTTGTGTACCGTAGGGTTTGGCCTGGCCATCGGCAACTGGGACTACGCGGCAGGGGCCATGTACCTCTTTACGATCAACACGATATTTATCGCGTTGGCCACCTTCCTGATCCTGAAGATCCTCCGGTTCCCCATGGTGCGCTACGCCAATTCAAAGAAGCGCCGCTTTATTGCCCGGATGGCCTCCCTGATTGCGATCCTGGTCATGGTGCCGGCGGGGTATACCTTCTACAAGGTGTTCCAGGAGTCTCGGTTCCGCGGGCAGGCCCGGGAATTTATCAGCGAGACCATTGGCATCTACCAGTTCCCGGGCAATGGGCGCTATATGGAAAACCTCACCCAGATTGAATACCGGGAAGACGGTACTTCGGTGATTGAGCTGGTTTGCATGGGGGATGACGTGATCCCGGAAAATGTGATACAGACCTGGCGTGCCCGGAAGAACAGCTACGCAAAACTCGCCGATGCGGAACTCAAGATTGTCCAGGGCGGACGTGACGACGGGGAGGAAAAATTCCGCTATGTCAACGAGCTCTATGAAGCCAAAAAGGCGGAACTACTGAACAAGGATGAACGCATCCGGCTGCTCGAGGAGGAGCTCACCAGTATGCGGAGCCTGGCCGACGGCATGGTGCCCTTCGGGGAGATATCCGCCGAGGCCCGGGCCAGTTACGAAAACCTCGTCGGGTTGGGGTTTGCCTATACGCTGCAAACCGATTTCAACAAGACGGATACCATCCCGCTTTTTGAGGCCCGGTGGCGGGAAGATATTCCGCAGGCGGTGCGGCAGGAAGACCAGAGGCGCCTTTCCAACTGGCTCCGGACGCGGCTGAAAAACCAGAAGATCCAGGTGCGGGAGGCCGGGAGCTGA
- a CDS encoding SprT-like domain-containing protein — protein MDDVLKRYLPERSVAPCLALIRTNGVHLKIVSRRHTRHGDYRPLPGGGHQITVNASQNPYRFLLTLIHEIAHLIAFERFGRQIKPHGSEWKATFRDLMLPFLRPDIFPERLLPYLARHFKNPKASSSTDSALALALKSYDPDAEEQQYVYQLPEGAVFRLYNGKVFRKGPRQIKRYRCMEVATGKLYLFQPHAEVELVSEA, from the coding sequence ATGGACGACGTGTTGAAGCGATACCTGCCGGAACGAAGCGTGGCACCGTGTCTGGCCCTGATCCGCACCAACGGGGTGCACCTGAAAATCGTCAGCAGGAGGCACACGCGCCACGGCGACTACCGGCCGCTGCCAGGGGGGGGACACCAGATCACCGTAAACGCTTCCCAAAATCCCTATCGGTTCCTGTTGACCCTTATCCACGAGATTGCCCATTTAATTGCCTTTGAACGCTTCGGCAGGCAGATCAAACCCCATGGGTCTGAGTGGAAGGCCACCTTCCGGGACCTGATGCTGCCGTTCCTGCGGCCGGATATCTTCCCGGAACGCCTCCTGCCGTATCTCGCCCGTCACTTTAAAAACCCGAAGGCCAGCAGCAGTACGGATTCCGCCCTGGCCCTGGCCCTGAAATCCTACGACCCGGATGCGGAAGAGCAACAATATGTTTACCAATTGCCGGAAGGGGCCGTTTTCCGCCTCTATAACGGCAAGGTATTTCGCAAGGGGCCGAGACAAATTAAGCGATACCGTTGCATGGAGGTTGCCACCGGAAAATTGTATCTTTTCCAGCCGCATGCAGAAGTTGAATTAGTAAGCGAAGCCTGA
- a CDS encoding pyruvate dehydrogenase complex dihydrolipoamide acetyltransferase, with translation MAEIIKMPRLSDTMEEGTVAKWLKQVGDKIEEGDILAEIETDKATMEFESFYEGTLLHIGIEEGDGAPVDALLAIVGEEGEDISGLIDGAGSGDAGAGEDTKETVAEEAATGDGSEDAETASGDDAGGQAEVPEGVEIIRMPRLSDTMEEGTVASWIKKKGDAVEEGDILAEIETDKATMEFESFYSGTLLHIGIEEGESAPVDAVLAVIGPEGTDVEAVLSAGSGSGKPAATEEKGAEAKKESSEEKAASTDGAAAGREEARSGGSSSGDGRIFISPLARKMAEEKGIDLSDVEGTGDNGRIVKRDIENYTPSAKPAASVGEGAAKAPAEQAVPASAASMAPAGEESVEEVKNSQMRKVIAKRLSESKFTAPHYYLTIEVDMSQAMASRARINELPDTKVSFNDMVVKACAMALRKHPQVNTTWNGDTTKYNGHVHIGVAVAVEEGLVVPVLKFTDQMSLTAIGASVKDLAGRARNKKLTPAEMEGSTFTVSNLGMFGIREFTSIINQPNSAILSVGAIVEKPVVRDGQIVVGHTMTITLACDHRTVDGATGAQFLQTLRAYLEHPVTMLA, from the coding sequence ATGGCAGAAATCATAAAAATGCCCCGACTCAGCGATACCATGGAGGAAGGAACCGTGGCGAAATGGCTGAAACAGGTTGGAGATAAGATCGAAGAAGGCGACATCCTTGCGGAAATCGAAACGGACAAAGCGACCATGGAATTCGAATCGTTCTATGAGGGTACGCTGCTCCATATCGGGATAGAAGAAGGGGACGGCGCTCCGGTGGATGCCCTCCTGGCTATAGTCGGGGAAGAAGGCGAAGACATATCGGGCCTGATCGACGGCGCAGGTTCGGGTGATGCCGGCGCCGGCGAGGACACAAAAGAAACTGTCGCGGAGGAGGCTGCAACCGGGGATGGCTCGGAGGATGCAGAAACTGCCTCCGGGGATGATGCCGGAGGGCAGGCCGAGGTCCCCGAGGGTGTGGAAATAATCCGCATGCCCCGCCTGAGCGATACGATGGAAGAAGGCACGGTTGCCTCCTGGATCAAGAAGAAAGGGGACGCGGTGGAAGAAGGAGATATCCTGGCCGAAATCGAAACGGATAAGGCCACCATGGAATTCGAGTCCTTCTATTCCGGGACCCTGTTGCATATCGGGATTGAAGAAGGCGAATCCGCCCCGGTAGATGCCGTACTTGCGGTGATCGGACCCGAGGGAACGGATGTTGAGGCTGTATTGTCTGCCGGTAGCGGATCCGGCAAACCGGCTGCCACGGAAGAGAAAGGGGCTGAGGCCAAAAAGGAAAGCTCCGAGGAAAAGGCAGCATCCACCGACGGTGCGGCTGCGGGCAGGGAAGAAGCCAGGTCCGGCGGGTCATCGTCTGGTGACGGTCGGATCTTCATTTCGCCCCTGGCCAGGAAAATGGCAGAGGAAAAGGGTATCGACCTGAGTGACGTGGAAGGCACCGGCGACAACGGGCGGATCGTCAAGCGGGATATTGAGAATTACACCCCGTCTGCCAAACCGGCGGCAAGTGTGGGGGAAGGCGCCGCAAAGGCTCCTGCCGAGCAGGCCGTTCCCGCATCTGCGGCCTCCATGGCCCCTGCCGGGGAGGAATCTGTGGAAGAGGTCAAGAACTCACAGATGCGCAAGGTCATTGCCAAACGCCTGAGCGAATCGAAATTTACCGCCCCCCACTACTACCTGACCATCGAGGTGGATATGAGCCAGGCCATGGCTTCCCGGGCGCGGATCAACGAATTGCCGGACACCAAGGTGTCCTTTAACGATATGGTCGTCAAGGCCTGTGCGATGGCACTGCGGAAACACCCCCAGGTCAACACCACCTGGAACGGGGATACCACAAAGTACAACGGCCACGTGCATATCGGAGTTGCAGTAGCGGTTGAAGAAGGACTGGTGGTGCCCGTCCTGAAATTCACCGACCAGATGAGCCTGACCGCCATCGGGGCATCCGTGAAGGACCTCGCCGGCCGCGCGCGCAACAAGAAACTCACCCCTGCGGAGATGGAGGGGAGTACCTTTACCGTCTCCAACCTGGGGATGTTTGGTATCCGGGAATTTACATCCATCATCAACCAGCCCAACTCGGCGATCCTGTCTGTAGGGGCCATTGTGGAGAAACCGGTGGTCCGGGACGGCCAGATCGTCGTCGGCCATACGATGACCATCACCCTGGCCTGCGACCACCGCACGGTGGACGGCGCCACAGGGGCGCAATTCCTGCAAACCCTGCGGGCTTACCTGGAGCATCCCGTAACGATGCTGGCCTAA
- a CDS encoding MlaE family ABC transporter permease — MNYLASIGSYAIMIVETFKKPTKWPIMRSLILKEIDELIYGSMGIIIFISFFIGGVVAIQTALNISNPLIPKNLIGFATRQSVILEFAPTFTSIIMAGKVGSYITSSIGTMRVTEQIDALEVMGVNALNYLVFPKIIAMLLYPFVVAIAMYVGILGGWIAGVFGGFSSSADFIEGLQLDFIPFHVMYSFIKSVVFAFIIATVPSYHGFYMKGGALEVGKASTVSFVWTSVVIIVMNYILTQLLLG; from the coding sequence ATGAACTACCTGGCATCTATAGGGAGTTACGCAATCATGATTGTCGAAACTTTCAAAAAGCCCACCAAGTGGCCAATCATGCGATCCCTGATCCTCAAGGAAATCGATGAACTGATCTACGGGTCCATGGGCATCATCATCTTTATTTCCTTCTTTATCGGGGGGGTTGTAGCGATACAGACCGCTTTGAATATCAGCAACCCGTTGATACCCAAGAACCTGATTGGTTTTGCCACCCGCCAATCGGTGATCCTGGAGTTCGCCCCCACATTCACCTCCATTATCATGGCCGGAAAAGTGGGCTCGTATATTACCTCGAGCATCGGCACCATGCGGGTAACGGAACAGATCGACGCCCTCGAAGTCATGGGGGTCAATGCGCTTAATTACCTGGTATTCCCGAAGATCATCGCCATGTTGCTCTACCCGTTTGTGGTGGCAATTGCCATGTATGTGGGAATTCTGGGGGGTTGGATAGCCGGGGTGTTCGGCGGTTTCAGTTCGAGTGCCGACTTTATCGAGGGCCTGCAACTGGATTTCATCCCGTTCCACGTGATGTATTCGTTTATCAAATCGGTGGTGTTTGCCTTTATCATTGCCACGGTCCCTTCCTACCACGGCTTCTATATGAAGGGGGGCGCCCTGGAAGTCGGCAAGGCCTCCACGGTCTCCTTTGTGTGGACCAGCGTGGTGATCATCGTCATGAATTATATCCTAACACAATTGCTGCTCGGCTGA